The Nitrospirota bacterium genome contains the following window.
CCGTCGCGATGTTGCCCGCCACCACGTCCAGATCCGGATGCTTCTTCTTGATGAATTTCACGGTATCCAATACGCTCTGCGAATGCCCGTGCGCCGTGTCCACCACCACGAGATCGACGCCGGCCTTCACCAACGCCGCGACCCGCTCCTCGGTATCCGGCCCGACGCCGACCGCCGCGCCGACCCGCAGCCGGCCGTGCGCGTCCTTGCAGGCGTTCGGATACTTGATCCGCTTCTCGATATCCTTGATCGTGATCAGTCCCTTCAGCTCGAAGTTCTTGTTCACGACCGGCAGCTTCTCGATCCGATACTCGTGAAGAATCTCGCGCGCCTTTTCCAGGCTCGTGCCCTCCGGCGCCGTGATCAGCTTTTCCCTTCTCATCACCTGCGAGACCTTCAGGTCCATGCGCGTCTCGAAGCGCAGGTCCCGGTTGGTGAGGATGCCCACCAGTTTCCCGTTTTTCGTCACGGGAATGCCGGAGATCCGATACTTCGCCATCAGGTTATGCGCGTCGCGGATCGTCTGGTCCGGCGAGATCGTGATGGGATCGAGAATCATCCCGCTTTCCGACTTCTTGACCTTGTCCACCTCGGCGGCCTGGTCGGCCGGCGCGAGCACGCGATGAATGATGCCGAGCCCGCCCTCCCGGGCCAAGGCGATGGCCAGACGCGCTTCGGTCACCGTATCCATCGCCGCGCTGACGATCGGAATGTTGATCGTGATATGTCGGGTGATCGAGGTCCGCGTGTCGACTTCGCTCGGCAGAATCTGCGATTTGGCTGGCACCAGTACCACGTCGTCGTAGGTGAGCCCTACGCGAACCTCTTTGTCGAGCATCACGCCTCTCCGTCGGCTCCGACCCGGAGCTTAAACCTGCGCTGCACCCTGCGCCTTTTCGAGTTCCGCAGCCGCTTCGGCTTCTTCCCTCAGCCGCTCGCTGCCTTCCTCGGCTGGCATGAACTGTTGCACGCGCGTGTTGCCGCTGTCGACGACATACACGCTGCCCTTGGCGTCCACGGCGATCCCGTACGGGAAGTTGAACTGCCCGTCGCCGTTGCCGAAGCCGCCCCATTGGGTGACAAAGTTGCCCTCTCGATCGAACTTCTGCACGCGATGATTGCCGGTATCGGTGACATACACGTCGCCTTGGCTGTCGACGGCGATTCCCCACGGCGACCGCAACTGGCCGGCTTCCTGGGCCTGCGGGCTGCTCGCATGGCCTGGCTCCGAGCTGCCGCCCCACTTGGTCAGCAACTGCGGCAGTACGTTCGTGCTGGTGTCGAATTTCTGAATCCGATGGTTGCCCATGTCCACGACGTAGACCGACCCGTCCGCCTGATCGACCGCGATGCCGCGTGGAAAATAGAACTGGCCGTCGCCGTTGCCGAAACTGCCCCACGACATGATGAACTCGCCGGTCATGTCGAACTTCTGGACCCGGAAGTTCGCGCTGTCCACGACGTAGATGTAGCCCCGCACTCGGTCGATCGCGATCCCCCAGGGCGAGTTGAATTGGCCTTCGCCGTTGCCGCGCGAGCCGAACTTCATCAGGTACCCGCCCAGCTTGCCGTCGAATTTCTGCACCCGGTGGTTGTTCGTATCCACGACGTACACGTCGCCCTTGGCGTCGCAGGCGACGCCGGTCGGATTATGGAAATTCGCGTTGGCCGACCCGAAGTTGCCCCACAGGATGATGAAATTGCCGGCGCTGTCGAACTTTTGCACGCGGTTGTTGCCGTTGTCGACCACGAAGAGGCAGCCCTGCTGGTCGATGGCCAATCCATAGATCGGCGCCATGAATTCGCCGCCGTGCAGCAAGGAGGCGCCGCGTCCCGGCTTGCCCCATTTCGACACGCAGAGATAGCCTGACGTATTGACCAGGATGCTGGCTGAGGCGGGGGTCGAGACGTTGTTGCCTGCGTCCTTGAACCACACATAGATGGTTTTTTGCCCGTCCCCTGGAGAGAGCACGAACGGAATCGTCGCGCCGAACTTTTGCGCCGGCTCGACATCGACCCAGCCGGGCGTGCCGGCCATGGGCGTCACAGGATTCTCGGAGATATAGTACGCGGCGACTCCCGTATCCACATCGACCGCGGAGATCGTGACCACCACCTCCGGGGAGTTCGTCATGAACGCCCCGTGGTTGATCAACGCGTTGGCGTTCTGCGGCGCGGTCATGTCGATAAGGACCGGCGTCGCCGTCACTTCCTCCGACAGGGGGCTTTCGGCCCCGTCCTCATAGACCGCCGTGAGCGCGTAGTAATATGGGATATCGTTCGTCAGGCCGGTGTGGGTGAAGGGGCTTGTGACGCCTTCGATCTTGGTCGCTGTCTGCATCGCCAGGTTCGGCGACGTATTGAAGTAGAGGTTGTAGGAGACCGCTCCCGGCACCTCCAGCCAACTGATATACGTTTCCGTGTCTCCGGGCTTGACGGCAAGACTCCTCGGCGGCGCATGCTCGCCCGATTCTTTCGGCGCGGCCTTTTGCTCCTGCGCCAACTGCTCTTCGGTCGGCACGTACTTCAGAACACGGTTGTTGCCGCTGTCCACCACATAGACGCACCCTTCTTTGTCGACCGCGATCCCGGAAGGGAAATTGAGCTGTCCTTCCGTCTTGCCGCGGTTGCCCCACGCGCACAGGAAGGTGCCGTTGCCGTCGAACTTTTGAATGCGGTGATTGCCGCTGTCCACCACATAGACGTTGCCGAGCGCGTCGCAAGCCACCCCCCAAGGGGCCTTGAATTGGCCGGGGCCGCTGCCTTCGCGACCCCACTTGGTGAGGAAGCTCCCTCTGGCGTCGAACTTTTGGATGCGGTTGTTTCCCTCGTCGGCCACAAAGATATTGCCGACGAAATCGACGGCCACCCCACGGGGGAAGAAAAATGCGCCGTCGAAGCTGCCGTCGCGTCCCCATTTCAGCAGCGGCGTCCCGTCGGACTTGAACTTCTGGATGCGGGAATTGCTGGTGTCCGAGACGTAGATATTGCCTTCCTTGTCGGTGGCGATACCCCAGGGCACGTCGAATTTCCCCAAGTCGGCGCCGCGCCACGCGAAGCCGAACCTTCCCCAGGCATGCATGCAGTTGCCGTCGGAATCGAACTTCTGCACCCGGTTATTGCCGCTGTCCGCGACATACACTTCGCCGTCGGGACCGATCGCGAGGCCGCGCGGATAATAGAACAGGCCTTCTTCCTGGCTCGGTTCGCCGCCCCAACGCGCGATGAACTTTCCGTCCTTGTCGAATTTCTGGATCGAATGATTGTCGGTATCGGCGACGTAGATGTTGCCGTCGTTGTCCAGCGCGATACCGGTCGGCGAGCTGAATTCCCCGTCGTCGACGCCCTCCTGCCCGAACTGCATGGCCAGTAGATAGGGCGACGGGATCGCCATCACTTCCTGCGACTCCGGGCTCTCGCCTTTCGGCGTCACCACCGTGACGACGTAGTGGTAGCAGGTGCCGTTGGCAAGATCGTCGTGTACGAACGGAGAGGCCGCGCCTTCGATGCAATTGCCTTTTTCCTTGGTCACGCCGATGGTGTGTTTGAAATCCTCGGGACCGGCGATCGGCCGGGTGAGCTCCGAAAACTTGATTTGAACGCCCTTGGACGTCATGAAATAGAGGTTGTAGTACATGGCGTCCGGCACGGGATCCCAGGTCAGGGTGACCCGGCCGTTCCCCGGTTTGGCAGTCAACCCGGTCGGCGGCGGCGGTGGCTGCTCCTCTTCCTCGATGACCGAATCCCCCGCGCCCCACTCTTCCGGGCCGCCTTCCGCCCGCAACGCCGGCCGATCGAACCTGAACATCTCATCGAGTAACCAAGCCTTCATCATGGTTGTTGCCTCATGTGGTTCACGCCCGTTCGAAACAACGAGAAATCGCGGATTTTTCGAGTAGATAAGCGGGCAGTCTAACAAAGCGAAAAGAAGGGAGTCAACGGGGGCCCCGATCGCCCTTTGTGCTCGCGCAACGCGCGGCCTCAGAAGGCCCTCGTTGGACGAGCGTAATTCAAGGGCTGATCAGGGTACCCGGCAGGGGAAAGAAGCGCGGAAGCGGAAAACATCCGACGCGCAGGCGATCACAAGAAATTATTCCGCGGTCTCCAGGTCGAACGAGGGCGAGCAACCGACGGCGGTCGCGCACGACTCCCCGTCCGTCCTGAACGGTCCGCTGTCTGTCTCGCCGTTCGCATGCCCGGCAGGACGATCGTCTTCCGCGAGGTCTTCGTCCATCGGCAGGAACGTCTGCTCCGCCTCGCCCAATTCTTTGAACTCCTTGAGCGGCGGCAGTTCCGACAGGTCGCGGAGGCCGAAGTGTTCCAGAAAGAATTTGGTCGTGCCGTACATGATCGGCCGCCCGGGGACGTCTTTGCGTCCGACGATCCGCACGAGCTTGCGTTCGAGGAGGGTCCTGAGCACACCCGACGTTTCGACGCCGCGAATCTCTTCGATCTCCGCCCGAACGATCGGCTGTTTGTAGGCGATGATCGCCAACGACTCCAGCGCCGATCGCGAGAGTTTGGGCGCCGCCTTGGTTTTTTCGAGCCGGCGAATCCAGGGCGCATACTCGGTCTTGGTCGCCAGACGATAGCCCCCCGCTACCTCGATGAGCTGCAGGCCGCGGCCGTCCTGTTCCAGTGCCTGGCGCATCCGTCCCAGCGCCTGCTCGATCTCGGCTTTCTTCACGTCGCCCACCAGCGCGACGAACCGATCGAGCGAAAGGGGCTCGTGCGCCACAAACAACAACGCTTCAAGGATGGCCTCGAGCTCCCGTTCCTCCCGCAATTCCGAAAGGCCGTCGGCCGACGCGCCGGCCTTATTGCGGTGCTCTGCCCGCCCGTCGGCGATGGAATGCTCATGCCCGTTTTCGCCGGGCGCGTCGAGTTCCGTGTCCTGAGCCGAGTCATCCATGGCGGGGAGCAATGTCGCACTCATAGGTTCCTCCATTCCGACTCTTCCAGCATCTCCGGCGGCTCCGTTTCGTTGACCAGCGAGAACGCGCGCGAAACCAGAATCGGCCCGAACGTCTCGGCCTGAAACGCCCGCACCACCCGGATCCGGATCAGTTCCAACAGCGCGAGAAACGTCACGATCACCACCAAGCGATGACACGATTCCTCGAACAACGACACGAAGGTCACCGAGTCCTTGCCTTCCAGCGCATCCAGAATGGCGTTCATGCGGTCCCGAACCGTCAGGTTCTCGGGCACGATCTCGATCAGCCGCCTGCCCGGCGTCCTGGCGATGACCTCCTGCAACGCATCGACGAGGTCGAACAGGGTGATGTTCTCCAGCAGCGCCTCTTCCGAGCGGACCCGCATCGGGGGTCCTTGTTCCCTGACAAACACATCGCGCCACAGGCGTTCCCGGCTGTCGAATTGGTTCGCGGCCTCCTTGAACCGCTTGTACTCGAGCAAGCGTCGGACCAGTTCTTCCCGAGGATCCGGACCGTCTTCCTCGTCGGTTTCTCCCTCCTCCGACGGCAGCAACATGCGGGACTTGATGTGCAGCAGGGTCGCCGCCATCACCAGAAATTCGCCCGCCACCGACAGGTTCAGAGCCTTCAGGGTGTTCAGATAGTCGAGGTACTGTCGGGTGATGAGGGCGATGGGGATGTCGTAGATGTTGATTTCGTTCTTTTTGATCAGGTGCAGAAGCAGGTCCAACGGCCCTTCAAATTTCTCCAGGCGCACCTGATACGCCAGTTCCCCCTGTTCCACGGCACTCTCCACTTCGAAACTGCGGTCGGCCCCTTATATCAGCTTATGGTGGTACGAGCAAGCCCCAAATCTACATATAGGGGATGCACAGCCTGCGTCTGTTATCTCGCCCTGATGAGATACGCCACTAAGGCTGCGGCGAACAACAACAAGACGGCGGTGAAGGCGAGTTGGAAGATCGAGCCTCGGGCTTGGAAGGGCGTGGAGCGACCACCAACCAGTTGGGCCCTTGTAAACTGTGGCTGCTTCTCAAACCGGGTGTTTGTAAAATCTTCGCTCCCCTTGAATTGGCTGTCCGAGAAGTCCGCAACCGACCGAAAGGTGGCTTGGCGGAACGAGGCGTCTTCCCCGAACATGGAGAACAGAAAAAACGCTTCCCGCTCGAAGACGGCTTCGGAAAAGTCGGCCCTCTTCAGAAACTCGCTCCCGGAAAAGCCGGTGCCCATTTTGAAGGTTGCCTGCGAGAAGTCGACATCCTTCTGAAACGTGACCTCCAGAAACTCAGCCAGGCCGTTGAATTCGGCCTGAACATAGGTCACGGGTTCGGCGAAGACCGAACGGAAGAACCGTGAGTGGACGCCGAAGGCGGTTTGGGCAAACCGGGCTTGGCCGGTGAACCGGCCATGAACAAAGAACCCTTCCCGAAGGATCACGGCCTTCGAAAGGTCCACCGGTCCGAGAAAGACACAGCGCGACAAATCCAGCAAATGCTCAAAGACCGTGCCGGTCAAGATGACGGGCCCGCGCATCAGCACGTACCCCTCTTTGATGCCGGTGCTGATCGTGCCTTTGACCACCGAATCCCGAATCGACAGAGGCCCTGAGACCAATCTGACTTCCCGCACGTTCAGCCCCGAGACGGCATTCCGCTCGTCTGCCGAAAGACCGAGGATCGCATCGACCGGCACGGGGGTCAGCTCATCGAGCCTGAGATCGCCGCTGACGACAACCCCGGCGAGATCGACGCCTTTTCCTGAATTCAAGGCGGCCAGCAACTCCTCGGCCGTGACCGCGCGAGCCGTTTGCTCCTGCTCCGAGCATCCGGTCAAATGCCTCACGAACATCTGTTCCGCCGTTCCGGCGATGGACTCTTCCGTGCAGGCCGCCGGAAGAGGACTCGCGCACAGGAGACCGATGAGCGGCGGCAGACACCCACCGGCGACGACGAAGGAAGACCGGAACCACATGAGTCGTTTCACGCGGAGACCTTGCGCGAAGCTCCACCGACCAGGAGCAAGGTGAGCGAATCGTTTACAGAGTCACCCCGGCCTCTTACAATAATTGCGACGGACTCGTTTGGACGAGGAGCTGCCCGTTCATGCCGCGCCGCAGCATCCGCTTTTTCCTGGCCGGTCTCACAACTTTCGTTCTCCTCTGCATCGCCGTCGCCTGCGCGCGGCCGACGGACGCGGCGGCCGAATCGGTCGGCGAGATGCCGGTGTTGGCCTCCTACAAGTCCAACGATCGCGGTGTCTTTGAGATCCTGCTGTTGCATTGGGACCAGAAACCCGACCCAAACCCCGTCGCCCTGAAATGGCTCGACGCTGGCGTCACCCTGGGGCAAGCCCATTTGGACGCGATGGTGGTCGCCTTTCGCTACGCGGTCGAACGGACCCCTTCCGTCCCGCATACCGGGACCGTCTCAGTTCAAGGAGTGACGTACCTCCCGACCACCAGCGACGGTCCCAGCGCCGGAGCCGCCATGGCGGTCGGATTTATCGCGATGTTCAAAGGCGATCCGATCCAACGCGGCGTGGCCCTGACCGGGACGATCCGACCGGACGGCACCATCGGACCGGTCGGCTCGATTCCCGACAAAGTTCGCGCCGCCGTCCGCGAGGGCTATCGAACGGTTCTCATCCCGGCCGGTCAACTATACGAACCGCGCTGGAATCTGACCGGGCTGGGCGTCGAACTGAATGCCACGATCAAGGAAGTGCACACGGTCGAGGAAGCCTATGAACTCGTGACGGGCCGGAAGCTGTAAGGAGTTTCTCTACTTACCCCAACGCTCCGAGAATCGCCTCATATTCTTCTTGCGTCAGCACGTGCATTCCCAGATTCAACCGCCGCGCGAGTTCCGCCTGGTCGGGGATCTGAAGGACCTTTTGTAAGAGCGCCTGGCTCTCGCCCGGCGACGACTCCCATCGGTTGACGAGCCTGATACGGATGAAGCCGAAGCGAGCTTCGTTACGCAACTCATCCTTGAGCAGATCGT
Protein-coding sequences here:
- the guaB gene encoding IMP dehydrogenase, whose protein sequence is MLDKEVRVGLTYDDVVLVPAKSQILPSEVDTRTSITRHITINIPIVSAAMDTVTEARLAIALAREGGLGIIHRVLAPADQAAEVDKVKKSESGMILDPITISPDQTIRDAHNLMAKYRISGIPVTKNGKLVGILTNRDLRFETRMDLKVSQVMRREKLITAPEGTSLEKAREILHEYRIEKLPVVNKNFELKGLITIKDIEKRIKYPNACKDAHGRLRVGAAVGVGPDTEERVAALVKAGVDLVVVDTAHGHSQSVLDTVKFIKKKHPDLDVVAGNIATAEAAKDLAKVGADAVKVGVGPGSICTTRIVSGAGMPQLTAVADCAKALSDTGIPIIADGGIKYSGDITKALAAGASAVMLGGLLAGTEESPGETVLFQARTYKVYRGMGSIAAMERGGGDRYGQSGRAPQKLVPEGIEGRVPYKGPLAGVVYQLVGGVKSGMGYCGCRTIPELQQKATFIRQTLAGLREGHVHDVIITKEAPNYRTDWE
- a CDS encoding 6-bladed beta-propeller encodes the protein MMKAWLLDEMFRFDRPALRAEGGPEEWGAGDSVIEEEEQPPPPPTGLTAKPGNGRVTLTWDPVPDAMYYNLYFMTSKGVQIKFSELTRPIAGPEDFKHTIGVTKEKGNCIEGAASPFVHDDLANGTCYHYVVTVVTPKGESPESQEVMAIPSPYLLAMQFGQEGVDDGEFSSPTGIALDNDGNIYVADTDNHSIQKFDKDGKFIARWGGEPSQEEGLFYYPRGLAIGPDGEVYVADSGNNRVQKFDSDGNCMHAWGRFGFAWRGADLGKFDVPWGIATDKEGNIYVSDTSNSRIQKFKSDGTPLLKWGRDGSFDGAFFFPRGVAVDFVGNIFVADEGNNRIQKFDARGSFLTKWGREGSGPGQFKAPWGVACDALGNVYVVDSGNHRIQKFDGNGTFLCAWGNRGKTEGQLNFPSGIAVDKEGCVYVVDSGNNRVLKYVPTEEQLAQEQKAAPKESGEHAPPRSLAVKPGDTETYISWLEVPGAVSYNLYFNTSPNLAMQTATKIEGVTSPFTHTGLTNDIPYYYALTAVYEDGAESPLSEEVTATPVLIDMTAPQNANALINHGAFMTNSPEVVVTISAVDVDTGVAAYYISENPVTPMAGTPGWVDVEPAQKFGATIPFVLSPGDGQKTIYVWFKDAGNNVSTPASASILVNTSGYLCVSKWGKPGRGASLLHGGEFMAPIYGLAIDQQGCLFVVDNGNNRVQKFDSAGNFIILWGNFGSANANFHNPTGVACDAKGDVYVVDTNNHRVQKFDGKLGGYLMKFGSRGNGEGQFNSPWGIAIDRVRGYIYVVDSANFRVQKFDMTGEFIMSWGSFGNGDGQFYFPRGIAVDQADGSVYVVDMGNHRIQKFDTSTNVLPQLLTKWGGSSEPGHASSPQAQEAGQLRSPWGIAVDSQGDVYVTDTGNHRVQKFDREGNFVTQWGGFGNGDGQFNFPYGIAVDAKGSVYVVDSGNTRVQQFMPAEEGSERLREEAEAAAELEKAQGAAQV
- the scpB gene encoding SMC-Scp complex subunit ScpB, which codes for MSATLLPAMDDSAQDTELDAPGENGHEHSIADGRAEHRNKAGASADGLSELREERELEAILEALLFVAHEPLSLDRFVALVGDVKKAEIEQALGRMRQALEQDGRGLQLIEVAGGYRLATKTEYAPWIRRLEKTKAAPKLSRSALESLAIIAYKQPIVRAEIEEIRGVETSGVLRTLLERKLVRIVGRKDVPGRPIMYGTTKFFLEHFGLRDLSELPPLKEFKELGEAEQTFLPMDEDLAEDDRPAGHANGETDSGPFRTDGESCATAVGCSPSFDLETAE
- a CDS encoding segregation/condensation protein A, which translates into the protein MEQGELAYQVRLEKFEGPLDLLLHLIKKNEINIYDIPIALITRQYLDYLNTLKALNLSVAGEFLVMAATLLHIKSRMLLPSEEGETDEEDGPDPREELVRRLLEYKRFKEAANQFDSRERLWRDVFVREQGPPMRVRSEEALLENITLFDLVDALQEVIARTPGRRLIEIVPENLTVRDRMNAILDALEGKDSVTFVSLFEESCHRLVVIVTFLALLELIRIRVVRAFQAETFGPILVSRAFSLVNETEPPEMLEESEWRNL
- a CDS encoding pentapeptide repeat-containing protein, with the protein product MKRLMWFRSSFVVAGGCLPPLIGLLCASPLPAACTEESIAGTAEQMFVRHLTGCSEQEQTARAVTAEELLAALNSGKGVDLAGVVVSGDLRLDELTPVPVDAILGLSADERNAVSGLNVREVRLVSGPLSIRDSVVKGTISTGIKEGYVLMRGPVILTGTVFEHLLDLSRCVFLGPVDLSKAVILREGFFVHGRFTGQARFAQTAFGVHSRFFRSVFAEPVTYVQAEFNGLAEFLEVTFQKDVDFSQATFKMGTGFSGSEFLKRADFSEAVFEREAFFLFSMFGEDASFRQATFRSVADFSDSQFKGSEDFTNTRFEKQPQFTRAQLVGGRSTPFQARGSIFQLAFTAVLLLFAAALVAYLIRAR
- a CDS encoding S16 family serine protease, which translates into the protein MPRRSIRFFLAGLTTFVLLCIAVACARPTDAAAESVGEMPVLASYKSNDRGVFEILLLHWDQKPDPNPVALKWLDAGVTLGQAHLDAMVVAFRYAVERTPSVPHTGTVSVQGVTYLPTTSDGPSAGAAMAVGFIAMFKGDPIQRGVALTGTIRPDGTIGPVGSIPDKVRAAVREGYRTVLIPAGQLYEPRWNLTGLGVELNATIKEVHTVEEAYELVTGRKL